Within the Actinomycetota bacterium genome, the region GCCACGCCTCGCCCGAAGAGGCCGAGGCCTGCGTCGAAACCCGGGCCGCGGTTCACCGCCATCACGAGCATTAGGAAAGCGGGATGACTCGAAGGAACCGCGAGATGGACGAGCTCTCCATAGGGCTGCCGAAGAACTTCATCCGGCCGTGTCTGTTACTGCTGCTTTCGGAGCGTCCGTCGCATGGTTACGACCTGCTCGAGCGATTGGGCGAGCTCGGGCTCAACGCGATCGATCCGGGGGGGCTGTACCGCGCGCTACGGGCGATGGAGCAAGAGGGCCTGGTGGCGTCGAACTGGGAGCCGTCTGAGCTTGGTCCTTCGCGCCGGACCTATCGAACTACAGAAGAAGGCGTGGAGTGGTTACACGCGTGGGCGGGGACGCTCCGGGAGACGGCGCGCGTCATCCGGGGATTCATCGGGCGGTACGAGTCTCTTGCGAAGATGGAGGAGAAGACGCGCTCACGTAGTTAGGTCTCCTCGACATCGACGATCCTGTGAGCCAAGTCCGCTATGGCGCGCACTCCGGGGGAGTCTGGCGCAAAGTCGATCGGCGCTAGCCCCTCTCTATCTGCTCGCGATATCGCGGGGTCGTCCGGGACGACGAAGATCTCGTAGTCGCCGAGCTGAGATCGGATCATCTCGGCGTCGGACTCGGAGGTGATCCGGTTCGCCACCACAACGACGTCTGCGCGGTTGGCGGCGATGACCCCGGCGCGCCGCGCTGTTTCGATCGACCGGACCGTGGGCTCCGCGACCACGATGGCTAGGTCCGCAACGCCCGGTGACATCCGTACCAACGTGCCGACGCCGGCTTCCAGGTCGGAAACGACGACCCCGCTATCTACCTCTAGCTCCCTAAGCAACTGCTCAGGCGAGACGCCACATCAGGGTCAGCCAGGGTCGGGTTGGTCGATCCGGGAGACAACCACGAGCCGGACCCCGTCCGGGGCGTCGGTGCCGAACGTTCTAACGATGCCGCCGATGGTTGGCTGGTGCTCGGCCGCTCCCTCCTCGACGGCCTGACGCGCGGCCACGAGACGGTCCGTCTCCTCCGCTCCGACCCCGAGCGACACGCCGAGCATCGGGTTGGTGTCGCAGTCGACAGCAACTACTGCGTGTTGGCGTCGGGCGAACGCGCGCGCGAGGGTTCCTGAGATGGTCGTCTTGCCCGATCCACCTTTGCCAGCTACGACGATCTTCAATGCCGCTTCACCCGCCTCTCACTTCTTTTGCAGCGCTCGACACTACGCTCCTCGAGTCGATCGACGAGAAGCTCTATCGCTCGCACGGCGCATGACTGCGGAGCAACATCCAAGAGCGCGAGGCCGCGACGGTCAGCCTCGCGAGCTGCGTCGTCAAGCGGGACGGCAGCGAAAGCTGATTCGCCCAATCGTTCCCGAATGGTGAGCACGTCCTGTTCGTCGCACACCTTGTTCAAAATGAAGAGCGCCTCTACCTCTCCACGCTGACGAGCTATCCGAGCGACACGCCGGGCCGTCAGGATCGACTGCCAAGTCGGTTCCACGACCACCAACACGGCGTCTGCATACGGCGCCCAGCCGAACGCCGTCTGCCGCGGACCTGCAGGCAGATCTCCTACGATGGTCCAACCTCGCAGGACGTTGCTCTGTCCAAGGCGGCTAGCCACCGCGTTAAACGCATTGATCGAGCCAAGGATCGGCCCCAGCCCCTCCTCGGTCGCCTTTCCGTACTGCAGCAGTTTCACCCCGTCCGGTGCTGTGACCGCGTAGCGCTGGACCGCTCGGGCCGCACCTATGCCTTTCTTCAGCTGCCACCGACCTTGTTCGTTCTTCTCGACTGCGTCGATGAGCATCGGCGTGTCGAGGGGGCCGAGCCCGAGATTGATCGCAAGCCCCGGCATGGGGTCGGAGTCGAGAGCGAGAACCCGGTGTCCGCGTCGCGCGAGAAGGCGCGCCATCGTCCCGGCGACCATGGATTTGCCGCTTCCGCCTTTGCCGACCACCGCCACCCGCACGAAGTGACCCTAACGATGTTCCGGCTCCTGGCTCCGCCGTTCTATCCTCCGCTCATGAAGGTCGTCGTATCGGGTAAAGGCGGATCGGGAAAGACCACCCTCTCCGGCACGCTCGCGCGCATCGTCGGTCGAAGCGGGTTGCGGGTGCTCGCGATAGATGCGGATACGAACCCGAACCTCGCATTGACTCTCGGGATGGGGCCGGACGCGTTCGAGCGCCTCGTGCCGCTGCCGCACGGCCTGATGGAGCACAAGAGGGTGAACGGTGAAACGCGGCTGAGCTTGTCGCGGCCGGTCGCGCAGGTCACCGAGGAGTTCTCCCTAGAGGGGCCCGACAACGTCCACCTGATGATGGTGGGGGAGGTGCGAGGCGCGGGCACCGGCTGAATGTGCTCCTCCCACGCCACGGTCCGTGGCCTCCTACACGAGCTACCCGAGCAGGACCTTTTCGTGCTCGTCGATGCCGAGGCGTCGCCCGAGCACCTCAGCCGCGCCACGGTCGAGGCCGCCGACCTGCAACTGGTCGTGGCCGAGCCCTACTTCAAGTCTCTGGAGACGGCGCGGCGCTACTCGAAGCTAGGGAAGGAGCTTGGCATCCCGAACGTCGTCGTTGTGGCGAACAAGGTGCGAACGCAAGCCGACGAGGATGCGATCGCCGAGTTCTGTGAGCAGCGCGATATGGAGCTGTTCGCGATCATCCCGTTCGACGCGACTCTTGGGCGCGCTGAGCGAGCAGGCGTCGCGCCACTGGAATTCGATCCGAGCTCAGACGTAGTGAAGGCCGTGGAAGAGATCGCCGAGAAGATGATCGGGAGAGTCAACGCGTCCAGCGCTTGATGTAGATCGTCCCGAAAAGAAAGAGGCTGCCCCGAGGGGCAGCCTCTTTTGTGCCGTTTGCTCTACGCGGGCTAACTGGGACTTGAGCTCGGCTCCGGCTGGGGGATGGTCGGGTCGTGGTACGTCCCCGACATCGTGTACTGGGCGTCGCGGAACTCGCCGAGCGTCGCGCATCCCTCAGCCGCGAAACAGAAGAAGTAGCCCGCGATGTCGCCTTCACCCGTGAGGTCCTGGTAGGTACCGGTTCCTCCGGTGAGCCTGAACTTTCCGATCCAGCGAACCTCCTCCGGTGAGGTCCGCTTGAACTTCGCGTTCCAGCGGAAGTACACCTTCTCTTTCTCCGCATCCGGAACGGGGTCGGGTGTAGGTGTTACGCCAGGCTTCAGTTGGCAAACCGTCAGGACGACACGCCCCCGCAGGCGGAGCTTTCCGTCGCGGTTCTTCACGACATGGAACTTCAACGGGTGGTTTCGGGTCGATGCGGGCGAACGGCTGCCGGGGAGCCTCGTGTTGTAGGTGGTCAGGTCGGTCGAGATGTTGTTGAGCGGCGCGTTCCCGTTACAGGGGATCGAGGCGTAGACGAATGGCCCCCCGGGCCGCCGAGTCCCGTCCCAGGGGATGGGCTGCTCAGATTCCAGGCCTTCGTTGTTGTACTCGGTCGTGTGAACCATCGCCAACAGGCTGAAGGTTCCCGAGAACCCTCGCGGCGCCTTGTTACTTGTCATCCGTGCTGTTGCCGACAGAGCTCCACCCAGCAGCGCCATCACCACGAGACCTACGAGAACTGGCCGCCCCGCGATCCTTCCCTTGCTCTTCAACATGTTCATGCGACGTCCCTTTCCTCCTGTCTCGGTCCTGGCACCGGCATCGCGAGTACATCGGCTTCGTCCGGGCGCGACGACCGCATGCGACGAGCGATCAGAGGCAGAAGAAGCGTGGCTACGGCAGCGGCTAACCACCAGGGGAGACTCCGGTCACTCCCTCCTGGCTCGCGCGCCGCGGGGGCGGCCTCCGTCACCGGCACGGCCACCATGTCTGGTTCCCGCAACGGGCGATCAAACGGCGTCGTCGGCACCGTTTTCTCAACCACAGGTCCTAGGGGGCGCGCGACTTTGGTCTCGTGCCGGTGCTCGTTCGCGATGATGCCGGTCTCCACAGGAGTTACGACGGCCGGCTCCGCCACCGTCTGTGTCTGGATGCCGGTGCGGCTCGTCACGTGCTTTCCCGACCCAGGTTCCTCCTCGGTGCCTGAGGGCTTCTCTGGACGTTCCGCCCGCTGAGGTCGTTGCTGTTCGTTCGGCCGCTCGTCAGCGGGCGCGGGAGGGGCACCGGGAATGGTGAAGTACTCCCACGACTCGGGATGAGTGACCTGACCGCCGGCCTGGTCGTGCTCGGCGACGATCTTGTGCTCCCCCGGCGATGCTTCTGGGATCGTTACTTCGGTCCGGATGCTGCCGTCGGGTCCCACTGGAGCCTGACCCAGGACCGCGCCACCCGACTCGGCGGAGGCGTCCCACCGCAAGGTGACACTGCCGGCTTCGAATCCGCCTCCTTCAACCGTTACGACGGTGCCGCTGTCGCCACTGCCCGGGTCCGACGTGATCCACGACCCCGACTCACACGCCTGCGCGGGTGCTGCTATCAGGATGAGTACGACCACTACCGAACTCATGATCAGCAAGATCTTGCGGCGCATGAGCCCCCTCTCTTCTGTCGGACCTGCGAGAGCTTAGGACAGGAAGTGAACGCAGCGCGCGCTAAATGCATCGCGCATTTACCGGGTCCGGTGTCAAGGGACCGGTGGCGACGGTGGGCGAACCGCCGCCGCTGGTGACGAAGTCCTGGATGTCCACGCGTTATCAAGGATGGCTGAGGCGGTCGTCCTTCCGCTGGATGAATCGCTCAGCTTCGTCGCGGTCTAGGACTCCAACCAGACGTCCGTGCTTGTTGCTTACGAGCATCGTTCGGACTCCGGCCTTCTGCATGCGTTCGACTAGAGGTTCGAGCGGCTCTACGGTTCTCACCGTGGTCGGCCCCGGCGTCATCACGTCGAACACCGGCCGATCGGAGGGGTCGATCTTGTTGGCGCGGACGCGGCCGAGGATGATCCCTGCATCGTTCACGACTACCGCGTACGACTGTCCCCGCGCCTCCATCAGTTCGACCGCGTCGCGAGCCGACGCTGTCGGAGGGAGGGCCACCGCGCCGCGGTTCACGACCTCGCCCGCGAGCGGGTAATGCGGTCCCGTTCCCTCCAGTGGAAGCCCGTTAACGATCCACTCGACCTTGCTCTCGACGAAGTCGTAGACCTCCTTGAATCCCATCGCTTCGAGCTGCCACGCAGCCCGCGGGCTCATGTCTCAGAGGTCGTCCCAGCAGTACGTGATGATCGGGCGGTCAGGATCGAGTACCGAAGCCGTCTGTCGGCTCAACTTCTTCAAAGAGATGTTGATCGCGCCGGGTAGGTGTTCTTCCTTGAACTCCTGCTCCGGAAGAACCTCGACAAGTTGAGCGTCTCGTTCGCGGATGAGCGTCAGTACGTCGTTGAGCGTCGCGTCCTTTGGCATCGGCTCATTCTGCCTCCTGAGTCAGTTAGACGTAGGTCTTGCGGCGCGCGGTTGACCTGTCAACGTTTCGTCGCGACGGGATTCGCATGACGCTGT harbors:
- a CDS encoding helix-turn-helix transcriptional regulator, which gives rise to MTRRNREMDELSIGLPKNFIRPCLLLLLSERPSHGYDLLERLGELGLNAIDPGGLYRALRAMEQEGLVASNWEPSELGPSRRTYRTTEEGVEWLHAWAGTLRETARVIRGFIGRYESLAKMEEKTRSRS
- a CDS encoding AAA family ATPase, with amino-acid sequence MKIVVAGKGGSGKTTISGTLARAFARRQHAVVAVDCDTNPMLGVSLGVGAEETDRLVAARQAVEEGAAEHQPTIGGIVRTFGTDAPDGVRLVVVSRIDQPDPG
- a CDS encoding AAA family ATPase gives rise to the protein MKVVVSGKGGSGKTTLSGTLARIVGRSGLRVLAIDADTNPNLALTLGMGPDAFERLVPLPHGLMEHKRVNGETRLSLSRPVAQVTEEFSLEGPDNVHLMMVGEVRGAGTG
- a CDS encoding CBS domain-containing protein, with protein sequence MSPRAAWQLEAMGFKEVYDFVESKVEWIVNGLPLEGTGPHYPLAGEVVNRGAVALPPTASARDAVELMEARGQSYAVVVNDAGIILGRVRANKIDPSDRPVFDVMTPGPTTVRTVEPLEPLVERMQKAGVRTMLVSNKHGRLVGVLDRDEAERFIQRKDDRLSHP
- a CDS encoding rhodanese-like domain-containing protein, yielding MPKDATLNDVLTLIRERDAQLVEVLPEQEFKEEHLPGAINISLKKLSRQTASVLDPDRPIITYCWDDL